In one window of Streptomyces griseus subsp. griseus DNA:
- a CDS encoding VOC family protein yields the protein MILGIDHIGLATAEPDRTGAQLAALGLHRTDEGTADAYRVACSFWSLPGDPVGAAVELVSPTGPGSAVEGRLRGPGPGFYHLALTVDDLAEETARMRASGFLVLDAEPCRGARPGMRVVFVYAPEPADLLVELVHYAPDPAR from the coding sequence GTGATCCTCGGCATCGACCACATCGGACTCGCCACCGCCGAACCGGACCGTACGGGTGCCCAGCTCGCCGCCCTCGGCCTGCACCGGACCGACGAAGGGACCGCCGACGCCTACCGGGTGGCCTGCTCCTTCTGGAGCCTGCCCGGCGACCCGGTGGGCGCCGCCGTGGAGCTGGTCTCCCCGACGGGTCCCGGCTCGGCGGTCGAGGGCCGGCTGCGGGGCCCCGGCCCCGGCTTCTACCACCTGGCCCTCACCGTGGACGACCTGGCGGAGGAGACGGCCCGGATGCGCGCCTCCGGCTTCCTCGTCCTGGACGCGGAGCCGTGCCGGGGCGCCCGGCCCGGTATGCGGGTGGTGTTCGTGTACGCCCCCGAACCCGCCGACCTCCTGGTCGAACTGGTCCACTACGCGCCCGACCCGGCCCGCTGA
- a CDS encoding HAD-IIIC family phosphatase: MSGPLHPPGDDLLARVRAVRESRDTTDPTLAQTLGATDDALLLVEAGRLLQGVPAGRLTAAPAGRPTTLRVAIAATFTADDVLPLLRATLLAAGVDAELHLCPYDQLGVELSDPASALAAFAPQATLCLLDSGALLPQDWDAADPQKAGGAARERAGELAAMAADFAGRTGSAVLLHTVPLPRPDRRSVISFRGAASLGRLWREANTVLLAAGESQEGLYTVDLEALLADVPGPVRDERRYRFGRMAWTPQVELAYAREAAHFCRAVAGHGRKVLVLDLDNTLWGGVLGDDGPAGIELGTLYPGDCYTDLQRRALALRRQGVLLAVCSKNEQALVDDVLATHPDMILRPDDFVAVAADWQRKDLRIAALADELNLGLDAFVFADDSPFECGMVRESLPQVDTVHLAGDPADHAARLLDGARFVQLGSTATDSERTELYRGRRRRHRLSTAHACAEDYLRALDLSVTVGPATAYTLPRLVQLESRTNQFNMTGRSHGEAVTRRLAESDEHLVLSVEVADRFGAEGVVGGVWLDRGPDRWVVRNLVLSCRVLSRGVEQAVLQYVADRARSGGATFLDALFTPTARNAPAAALYPSAGFTRAEDPTGEEAPARHRARLDSLPPLTPDWITLVPKEALDHV, translated from the coding sequence ATGAGCGGCCCGCTCCACCCGCCCGGCGACGACCTGCTCGCCCGGGTCCGGGCCGTGCGCGAGTCACGCGACACCACTGATCCCACGCTGGCACAGACGCTCGGCGCGACCGACGACGCCCTCCTCCTGGTGGAGGCGGGACGGCTGCTCCAGGGCGTTCCGGCCGGCCGGCTCACCGCAGCCCCGGCCGGCCGTCCCACCACCCTGCGGGTGGCGATCGCCGCCACGTTCACCGCCGACGACGTCCTGCCGCTCCTGCGCGCGACGCTGCTGGCCGCGGGCGTCGACGCCGAACTGCACCTGTGCCCCTACGACCAGCTGGGCGTGGAGCTGAGCGATCCGGCCTCCGCCCTGGCCGCCTTCGCCCCGCAGGCCACCCTCTGCCTGCTGGACTCCGGGGCGCTCCTCCCGCAGGACTGGGACGCGGCCGACCCGCAGAAGGCGGGCGGGGCAGCCCGGGAACGGGCCGGTGAACTCGCCGCAATGGCCGCGGACTTCGCCGGGCGCACCGGGTCGGCGGTCCTGCTGCACACCGTGCCGCTGCCCCGACCGGACCGCAGGAGCGTGATCAGCTTCCGGGGGGCGGCGAGCCTCGGCCGCCTCTGGCGCGAGGCCAACACGGTGCTCCTCGCGGCGGGGGAGAGCCAGGAGGGCCTCTACACCGTGGACCTGGAGGCGTTGCTCGCCGATGTCCCGGGGCCGGTGCGCGACGAACGCCGCTACCGGTTCGGCCGGATGGCCTGGACCCCGCAGGTGGAGCTGGCCTACGCCCGGGAGGCGGCGCACTTCTGCCGCGCGGTGGCCGGGCACGGCCGCAAGGTCCTCGTCCTGGACCTGGACAACACCCTGTGGGGCGGGGTCCTGGGCGACGACGGCCCCGCGGGCATCGAACTCGGCACCCTCTACCCGGGGGACTGCTACACCGACCTCCAGCGCCGGGCCCTGGCCCTGCGCCGCCAGGGCGTACTCCTCGCGGTGTGCAGCAAGAACGAACAGGCCCTGGTGGACGATGTGCTGGCCACCCACCCGGACATGATCCTGCGGCCGGACGACTTCGTCGCGGTGGCCGCCGACTGGCAGCGCAAGGATCTGCGCATCGCCGCCCTGGCGGACGAACTCAACCTGGGACTCGACGCGTTCGTCTTCGCCGACGACAGCCCCTTCGAGTGCGGCATGGTGCGCGAGTCGCTGCCCCAGGTCGACACCGTCCACCTCGCCGGCGACCCGGCGGACCACGCGGCCCGGCTGCTCGACGGCGCCCGCTTCGTCCAACTCGGCTCCACGGCGACCGACTCCGAGCGCACCGAGCTCTACCGGGGCAGGCGCAGGCGCCACCGCCTCTCCACCGCCCACGCCTGTGCCGAGGACTACCTCAGGGCCCTGGACCTCAGCGTCACGGTCGGGCCCGCCACCGCCTACACCCTGCCGCGACTGGTCCAACTGGAGTCGCGTACCAACCAGTTCAACATGACCGGACGCAGCCACGGGGAGGCCGTCACCCGGCGGCTGGCCGAGTCGGACGAGCACCTGGTCCTCTCGGTGGAGGTCGCCGACAGGTTCGGCGCCGAAGGCGTGGTGGGCGGCGTCTGGCTGGACCGGGGGCCGGACCGCTGGGTGGTGCGCAACCTGGTGCTCAGCTGCCGGGTGCTCTCCCGGGGTGTGGAACAGGCGGTCCTCCAGTACGTCGCCGACCGGGCCCGCTCCGGCGGCGCCACCTTCCTGGACGCGCTCTTCACCCCGACCGCGCGCAACGCGCCCGCGGCCGCCCTCTACCCCTCCGCCGGGTTCACCCGGGCCGAGGACCCCACCGGGGAGGAGGCACCGGCCCGCCACCGTGCGCGACTCGACAGCCTCCCGCCCCTCACCCCTGACTGGATCACCCTTGTCCCCAAGGAGGCACTGGACCATGTCTGA
- a CDS encoding acyl carrier protein, translating to MSDVITTLRPLVARVAQRTPDDITAETRFAGLGSWGSLAAMRLLAAVEQSYGVQLDLRSYMKLETVGELADEIDRRLAALTAHAR from the coding sequence ATGTCTGACGTCATCACCACCCTGCGGCCCCTGGTCGCCCGCGTGGCGCAGCGCACCCCCGACGACATCACCGCCGAGACCCGCTTCGCCGGACTCGGCAGCTGGGGCAGCCTCGCCGCCATGCGGCTGCTGGCCGCCGTCGAGCAGAGCTACGGCGTCCAGCTCGACCTGCGTTCGTACATGAAGCTGGAGACCGTGGGGGAGCTGGCCGACGAGATCGACCGCCGCCTGGCCGCCCTCACGGCCCATGCGCGCTGA
- a CDS encoding aspartyl/asparaginyl beta-hydroxylase domain-containing protein: MRSHRIAAIELDETRLAADLAASGDFVYNDSYADFVSTGMLRSTMLWNQTGSLQETSLGDYDGSAVPTPHGDAMPYVRELVSGLFRTEYLKYARFMRLAPGSVYVPHRDFLELKADMLRIHLPLQTDDSVFASEESTVFRMRRGELWFLDASRTHSVGSFSDHDRVHVICDFTAESLSDVLAFGTPEESAIPAGNVADRPPLDERGRSALLGLAGVLDARNYQEIQTLLIKQHFLSDISGDDVFTLLKEIAAASGSSELLTRATAHEEYCMVRR; encoded by the coding sequence ATGCGCTCCCACCGCATAGCCGCGATCGAACTGGACGAGACGCGTCTGGCGGCCGACCTCGCCGCCTCCGGCGACTTCGTCTACAACGACTCCTACGCGGACTTCGTCTCCACCGGGATGCTCCGCAGCACCATGCTGTGGAACCAGACCGGCAGCCTCCAGGAGACCTCGCTCGGCGACTACGACGGGTCGGCCGTCCCCACACCGCACGGCGACGCCATGCCCTACGTCCGCGAGCTGGTCAGCGGCCTCTTCCGCACCGAGTACCTGAAGTACGCCCGGTTCATGCGGCTCGCCCCCGGCAGCGTCTACGTACCGCACCGGGACTTCCTGGAGCTCAAGGCGGACATGCTCCGCATCCATCTGCCGCTGCAGACCGACGACAGCGTCTTCGCCTCCGAGGAGTCCACCGTCTTCCGGATGCGCCGGGGCGAGCTGTGGTTCCTCGACGCCAGCAGGACCCACTCGGTCGGCTCCTTCTCCGACCACGACCGGGTCCATGTCATCTGCGACTTCACGGCGGAGAGCCTGAGCGACGTCCTCGCCTTCGGCACCCCCGAGGAGTCGGCGATCCCGGCCGGCAACGTCGCCGACCGGCCGCCGCTGGACGAACGGGGCCGCAGCGCCCTGCTCGGCCTGGCCGGGGTACTCGACGCCCGCAACTACCAGGAGATCCAGACCCTGCTGATCAAACAGCACTTCCTCAGCGACATCTCCGGGGACGACGTCTTCACCCTGCTGAAGGAGATCGCCGCCGCGAGCGGAAGCAGCGAACTGCTGACCCGGGCCACCGCCCACGAGGAGTACTGCATGGTGCGCCGGTGA
- a CDS encoding DUF6202 family protein: protein MTATVLTDDARSALDELVDREIEAAGLGRADNRFFAFARGFETEDFRGPLAVAHQWRAMTKAFMFTTLSGLGASARAIHAQENPSLDVLAAFQTVFRVIGDDLDNLAPVFGAVAPKGPSGAHYVWWEDSVIAPVERHVDAAGREEAARLPEGVRLLIENMERFALEPLGAAVQLRVVETIALDIAVAFRRVYGKLQADGSPLFPDAADLAWIDSHIKAETMHAAQVSDEETGMTTIVTTEEEARTFAEMTTEYSASWARALNDFADSLGLPAATAVRAA, encoded by the coding sequence GGTCGACCGCGAAATCGAGGCGGCCGGTCTCGGCCGCGCCGACAACCGCTTCTTCGCCTTCGCCAGGGGCTTCGAGACCGAGGACTTCCGCGGCCCGCTCGCCGTGGCCCACCAGTGGCGGGCGATGACCAAGGCGTTCATGTTCACCACCCTCTCCGGGCTCGGCGCCTCCGCCCGGGCCATCCACGCCCAGGAGAACCCGTCCCTCGACGTCCTGGCCGCCTTCCAGACGGTCTTCCGGGTCATCGGCGACGACCTGGACAACCTCGCCCCGGTCTTCGGGGCCGTGGCCCCCAAGGGCCCCTCCGGCGCCCACTACGTGTGGTGGGAGGACTCCGTCATCGCCCCCGTGGAGCGGCACGTTGACGCCGCCGGCCGCGAGGAGGCCGCCCGGCTCCCCGAGGGCGTACGGCTCCTGATCGAGAACATGGAGCGCTTCGCCCTGGAGCCGCTCGGCGCCGCCGTCCAGCTGCGGGTCGTCGAGACCATCGCCCTCGACATCGCCGTCGCCTTCCGCCGCGTCTACGGCAAGCTCCAGGCCGACGGGTCCCCGCTCTTCCCCGACGCCGCCGACCTGGCCTGGATCGACTCGCACATCAAGGCCGAGACGATGCACGCCGCCCAGGTCAGCGACGAGGAGACGGGCATGACGACCATCGTCACCACCGAGGAGGAGGCACGGACCTTCGCGGAGATGACGACCGAGTACTCCGCGAGCTGGGCCAGGGCCCTGAACGACTTCGCGGACTCCCTCGGCCTCCCCGCCGCCACGGCCGTCCGGGCGGCGTGA
- the ddaH gene encoding dimethylargininase yields the protein MTAHLGTTPPEPRIGRRRHYLMCRPDHFDVVYSINPWMDPKKPVDTSLAVLQWEQLRDLYLSLGHTVDLIPSLPGLPDMVYAANGATVVDGRVLGADFRNHQRRPEGPAYLAWFRENGFTELHEPLHVNEGEGDFLVTDSFVLAGYGFRSDPRSHLEAQSFFARPVISLELVDPRYYHLDTALAVLDGDEIMYHPQAFAPASREVLRRLFPDALEVSAADAAVFSLNAVSDGLNVVIPEAAGDLPIHLRERGFRPIGMDMTELLKGGGSVKCCTLEIRH from the coding sequence ATGACCGCGCACCTCGGAACCACCCCTCCCGAGCCACGTATCGGGCGCCGACGCCACTACCTCATGTGCCGGCCCGACCATTTCGACGTCGTCTACTCCATCAACCCGTGGATGGACCCGAAGAAGCCCGTCGACACCTCCCTGGCCGTCCTCCAGTGGGAGCAGCTGCGCGACCTCTACCTGTCGCTGGGCCACACCGTCGACCTGATCCCCTCGCTGCCGGGCCTGCCCGACATGGTGTACGCGGCCAACGGCGCCACGGTGGTGGACGGGCGGGTGCTCGGCGCCGACTTCCGCAACCACCAGCGGCGGCCCGAGGGCCCGGCGTACCTCGCCTGGTTCCGGGAGAACGGCTTCACGGAGCTGCACGAACCGCTCCATGTCAACGAGGGCGAGGGGGACTTCCTCGTCACCGACAGCTTCGTCCTGGCGGGGTACGGCTTCCGCAGCGACCCCCGCAGCCACCTGGAGGCGCAGTCCTTCTTCGCCCGCCCGGTGATCAGCCTGGAACTCGTCGACCCCCGCTACTACCACCTAGACACGGCGCTGGCGGTCCTGGACGGCGACGAGATCATGTACCACCCGCAGGCGTTCGCCCCGGCCTCCCGCGAGGTGCTCCGCCGGCTCTTCCCCGACGCCCTGGAGGTGTCGGCCGCCGACGCCGCGGTCTTCTCCCTGAACGCGGTCTCCGACGGACTCAACGTGGTGATCCCCGAGGCAGCGGGTGACCTGCCGATCCACCTGCGTGAACGCGGCTTCCGGCCGATCGGCATGGATATGACCGAACTGCTCAAGGGCGGCGGCAGCGTGAAGTGCTGCACCCTCGAGATCAGGCACTGA
- a CDS encoding ketoacyl-ACP synthase III family protein codes for MKWSGIYVNACGAVLGRGEDVSAAVAEGRYDEGEAAADGFLSISVIDNGPAVDLAVKAADLTMGRSTVAPGDIELVLHSSCNNQGLDHFAPASYVQGRTVGGRAAAVEVKQYSNGGLAALEIAAAYLHARSAGSAALLTTSDVFALPSFDRYRSDKGVVFGDGGTGLVLSRTGGVARLLSTAVISDGTYGAVYLGNKPFEEEPRAADEPVDLRSRRDEYLLENGELLLKIVQSLTERQQESVSVALADAGLTAPDIDRWVLTNVGRTLDDVDFRAMFGITDANTTWEWGRRVGHVGAADQIAGLAHLLETGEVGPGDRVALCGIGMGFTYACAVVEILERPQWSADGS; via the coding sequence ATGAAGTGGAGCGGAATCTACGTCAACGCCTGCGGGGCCGTCCTGGGCCGCGGCGAGGACGTCTCGGCCGCAGTGGCCGAAGGGCGGTACGACGAGGGCGAGGCGGCCGCCGACGGCTTCCTCTCCATCAGCGTCATCGACAATGGCCCGGCCGTCGACCTGGCGGTCAAGGCCGCCGACCTGACCATGGGCCGCTCCACGGTGGCGCCCGGGGACATCGAACTCGTCCTGCACTCCAGCTGCAACAACCAGGGCCTCGACCACTTCGCCCCGGCCTCCTACGTCCAGGGCCGCACCGTGGGAGGGCGGGCCGCGGCGGTGGAGGTGAAGCAGTACTCCAACGGCGGCCTGGCCGCCCTGGAGATCGCCGCCGCCTATCTGCACGCCCGGTCGGCGGGGTCGGCGGCGCTGCTCACCACCAGCGACGTCTTCGCCCTGCCCTCCTTCGACCGCTACCGCTCGGACAAGGGCGTGGTCTTCGGCGACGGAGGCACCGGGCTGGTCCTCTCGCGCACCGGCGGTGTCGCCCGGCTGCTGTCCACCGCCGTGATCAGCGACGGCACCTACGGGGCGGTCTACCTCGGCAACAAGCCCTTCGAGGAGGAGCCCCGGGCCGCGGACGAACCCGTCGACCTGCGCTCCCGCCGGGACGAGTACCTGCTGGAGAACGGCGAACTCCTCCTGAAGATCGTGCAGTCGCTCACCGAGCGGCAGCAGGAGAGCGTCAGCGTGGCCCTCGCGGACGCCGGGCTCACCGCACCCGACATCGACCGCTGGGTCCTCACCAACGTCGGCCGGACCCTCGACGACGTCGACTTCCGGGCGATGTTCGGCATCACCGACGCCAACACGACCTGGGAGTGGGGCCGCAGGGTCGGACACGTCGGCGCGGCCGACCAGATCGCCGGCCTCGCCCATCTGCTGGAGACCGGCGAGGTGGGCCCCGGGGACCGGGTCGCCCTGTGCGGCATCGGCATGGGCTTCACCTACGCCTGCGCCGTCGTGGAGATCCTCGAACGCCCCCAGTGGTCGGCCGACGGGTCATGA